The following proteins are co-located in the Trichormus variabilis 0441 genome:
- the rplY gene encoding 50S ribosomal protein L25, whose product MALTVETKKRPEGSKPKALRRSGFIPANLYGHNGRESISLVVDAKVVERLLKAAAVKKTEIELNIPELEWTGKTVLQEVQIHPAKGTPYHISFLATAKG is encoded by the coding sequence ATGGCTCTGACAGTCGAAACTAAAAAACGCCCAGAAGGCAGCAAGCCTAAAGCTTTGCGCCGCTCTGGATTTATCCCCGCTAATTTGTACGGACACAACGGTAGAGAATCAATTTCTTTGGTAGTTGATGCCAAAGTAGTTGAAAGATTACTCAAAGCAGCTGCTGTTAAAAAAACAGAAATCGAACTCAATATTCCTGAACTGGAATGGACTGGTAAAACCGTTCTTCAAGAAGTTCAGATACATCCAGCCAAAGGTACACCGTATCACATCAGCTTCCTTGCCACTGCCAAAGGCTAA
- a CDS encoding carotenoid oxygenase family protein encodes MLFKVNGRIYEEESGVGIANLVVEAFDKDILKNDKLGQTKTDQDGKFAINYSEANFKSALEKFEGNPDLYIVVKTPDLANILYSSEKNIRPDASTNEHFDVPIPKTTLIAYQERSTQENKQLLKILLGMAWLDGELEPGEKEYLSKVAAQKRLTEDAEIKSLLSDSKPIQPQQCFDWLQAYLGKNPSPYKFEALDEVLESLFTSGAEIDEREKEMLAAFADKNTRQTVLQERLGSIFLDPDFLAKVTPDTPDSPQTARKNLKKGFAYARVPQAVLSKLTSAQSDPQVKEELAHRFLTLNYAPVRKEITADNLEVIGKLPQELSGTFLRIGPNPRFAPLGLYHWFDGDGMIHGVQIKNGKASYRNRYVRTEGWKIEEKEGQAIWPGLLNLPRFDEPHGIMMKNVANTALVWHHGRLLALWEGGEPYEISLPNLDTVGSYTFNEQLTFPFCAHPKVDARTGEMMFFGYQPLTKPYVQYGIVSPEGKIVKTIPIDIPSPISMHDFAITEKYTIFLDMPLALKPMRVMQGKVPLVFERNKPSRFGIIPRHGGEIRWFTVPSCMVYHVVNAYEEGNEVILVAYRMDWTQLFIPDRENALDFVNTDTSSEKLAPEMTKLYRWRFNLSTGQVKEEILDKDEICEFPRINDRLIGCKMRYVYSGIGAMYMERPLFDGVKKYDLESGTAQSVYFGRGRFGGECVFAPRPGGKTEDDGWVLTYIYDAVNKRSEFIVLDAQNITAEPVARVILPQRVPFGFHCEWVSSEKMATANR; translated from the coding sequence ATGCTTTTTAAAGTAAATGGACGAATTTACGAAGAAGAAAGCGGAGTAGGTATTGCTAATTTAGTTGTCGAAGCCTTTGATAAAGATATCCTCAAAAATGATAAACTTGGTCAAACAAAAACTGATCAAGATGGCAAGTTTGCGATTAATTATTCAGAAGCAAATTTCAAAAGCGCATTAGAAAAGTTTGAAGGTAATCCCGATTTATATATCGTTGTTAAAACTCCAGACCTTGCCAATATTTTGTATAGTAGTGAGAAGAATATCCGCCCTGATGCTAGTACAAACGAGCATTTCGACGTACCTATTCCGAAAACAACTTTAATAGCTTATCAAGAACGATCAACTCAAGAAAATAAACAACTATTAAAAATTCTGCTGGGGATGGCTTGGCTAGATGGGGAACTCGAACCTGGAGAAAAAGAATATTTATCCAAAGTCGCAGCCCAAAAAAGATTAACTGAAGATGCAGAGATTAAAAGTTTATTATCTGATAGTAAGCCAATACAGCCCCAGCAGTGTTTTGATTGGTTACAAGCTTATTTAGGCAAAAATCCTAGCCCTTACAAATTTGAGGCTTTAGATGAAGTTTTAGAAAGCTTATTCACCAGTGGCGCAGAAATAGACGAACGAGAAAAAGAAATGTTAGCGGCTTTTGCTGACAAAAATACTCGTCAAACGGTTCTCCAGGAAAGACTAGGCAGCATTTTCCTCGATCCAGATTTCTTAGCTAAAGTCACTCCTGACACCCCAGATTCCCCTCAAACTGCCCGTAAAAACCTCAAAAAAGGCTTTGCTTATGCTCGTGTTCCCCAAGCAGTTTTAAGTAAACTCACATCTGCACAGTCTGATCCGCAAGTCAAGGAAGAATTAGCCCATCGCTTTTTAACTCTCAACTATGCTCCAGTCCGCAAAGAAATTACGGCTGATAACCTAGAAGTGATCGGCAAACTACCACAAGAGTTGTCAGGGACGTTTCTCCGGATTGGGCCGAACCCCCGCTTCGCTCCTTTGGGTCTTTATCATTGGTTTGATGGAGACGGTATGATTCACGGGGTACAAATTAAAAATGGTAAGGCCAGCTATCGTAATCGTTACGTTCGTACTGAAGGATGGAAGATTGAAGAAAAAGAAGGTCAAGCTATCTGGCCAGGATTGCTGAATCTACCCCGCTTCGATGAACCCCACGGCATTATGATGAAAAATGTAGCCAATACCGCTTTAGTTTGGCATCACGGACGGTTACTCGCTCTTTGGGAAGGAGGCGAACCTTATGAAATTAGCCTTCCCAATTTAGACACTGTCGGTTCTTATACCTTTAATGAGCAGTTAACCTTCCCCTTTTGCGCCCACCCCAAAGTCGATGCTAGAACCGGGGAAATGATGTTCTTTGGTTATCAACCCCTAACCAAGCCCTACGTTCAATATGGTATCGTCTCACCAGAAGGAAAAATTGTCAAAACCATACCAATTGACATTCCTTCTCCAATTAGTATGCACGACTTTGCTATTACGGAAAAATATACTATTTTCCTCGATATGCCTCTAGCCCTCAAACCGATGCGAGTTATGCAGGGCAAAGTTCCCCTCGTGTTTGAACGTAATAAACCGAGTCGTTTTGGTATTATTCCTCGGCATGGGGGAGAAATACGCTGGTTTACCGTGCCGAGCTGTATGGTCTACCATGTAGTCAACGCCTATGAAGAAGGTAACGAGGTAATTTTAGTTGCCTATCGCATGGATTGGACACAACTATTTATCCCTGACAGAGAAAACGCCCTCGATTTTGTCAACACCGACACCTCGTCAGAAAAACTTGCCCCAGAAATGACGAAATTGTATCGTTGGCGGTTTAATCTTTCTACTGGTCAAGTCAAGGAGGAAATACTTGACAAAGACGAAATTTGTGAGTTCCCCCGCATCAACGATCGCTTAATTGGATGCAAGATGCGTTATGTGTACTCCGGAATCGGGGCTATGTATATGGAACGCCCGCTATTTGATGGAGTCAAGAAGTATGACTTAGAATCCGGAACAGCGCAATCTGTTTATTTTGGTCGTGGACGCTTTGGTGGTGAATGTGTCTTTGCACCTCGTCCTGGTGGCAAAACTGAAGATGATGGATGGGTATTGACTTATATTTATGATGCCGTTAACAAGCGATCGGAATTTATTGTGTTAGATGCCCAGAATATCACTGCTGAACCTGTCGCCCGTGTTATTCTTCCTCAAAGAGTTCCCTTTGGCTTCCATTGTGAGTGGGTTTCTAGCGAGAAAATGGCAACCGCGAACAGATAG
- a CDS encoding TspO/MBR family protein, translated as MKARWIITAVSAALFFGGSLFTSLRDPWFQNLQRPDWLTFEFLIPFIWTFIWACTTISAIIVWEKRTRQGFRPWYLMAIYAAIAISTSAYSPIVVELRSLTGGIFMGGLATLLVYILAFLVKPISPKASWLFLPYALWGPFGTYLTWLLLQLNPGVAN; from the coding sequence CAGCAGCATTGTTTTTTGGTGGTAGCCTATTTACATCACTGCGCGACCCCTGGTTTCAAAACTTACAACGTCCCGACTGGCTAACCTTTGAATTTCTCATCCCATTTATTTGGACGTTTATTTGGGCTTGTACAACCATTTCTGCGATTATTGTTTGGGAAAAAAGGACAAGACAGGGCTTTCGACCTTGGTATTTGATGGCTATTTATGCAGCGATCGCCATATCCACCTCCGCCTACAGTCCTATTGTAGTAGAACTGCGGAGCTTAACAGGGGGAATATTTATGGGTGGATTGGCAACGCTACTCGTCTATATTTTAGCCTTCCTAGTCAAGCCTATTTCCCCCAAAGCCTCTTGGTTATTCCTTCCCTACGCCCTCTGGGGACCCTTTGGTACTTATCTAACTTGGTTATTACTCCAACTAAATCCCGGTGTAGCCAATTAA
- a CDS encoding ABC transporter ATP-binding protein has protein sequence MRETVLEVRNLQVEFSGDDNAVKAVDGVSFQLHRGETLGIVGESGSGKSVTSLAVMGLLQHPGRVSGGEILFCPQANANPINLSALSAEEMQLYRGGDIAMIFQEPMSSLNPVYDIGFQLTEAILRHQNVSQTEAKQIAIAGLQEVKLLPSDEQIKQQYIETWPQTNPNSPLDEFKLAQLVKQHKETMLERYPHQLSGGQLQRVMIAMAISCNPLLLIADEPTTALDVTVQATIIELLRELQQKREMALIFITHDLGLISEIADQVAVMYKGKVVEYGAAEQIFSNPQHPYTKGLVACRPTLNRRPHKLLTVSDYMSVEETSSGQLIIQAKEPAHPPEITSEEISARLENLEEKQPLLQIKNLKVGFPVKGWFGGTKRYQMAVNDVSFDVKPGETLGLVGESGCGKTTLGRTLLRLIEPISGQIIFDGQDITHFKGEPLQKLRREMQIVFQNPFSSLDPRMKVGDAVMEPLLIHSVGKTTRQRRERVAELLERVGLSADAMNRYPHQFSGGQRQRVCIARSLALNPKFIICDESVSALDVSVQAQVLNLLKELQDEFQLTYIFISHDLSVVKFMSDRILVMNRGQIVEQGTAESIYREPKEAYTQKLIASIPTGSPERVRSHHLKTS, from the coding sequence ATGAGAGAAACTGTCCTAGAGGTTCGCAATCTACAAGTTGAATTTTCCGGTGATGACAATGCTGTCAAAGCTGTTGATGGTGTTTCTTTTCAGCTGCATCGGGGTGAAACTCTAGGAATAGTGGGTGAATCTGGGAGTGGTAAATCAGTCACATCATTGGCGGTGATGGGTTTGTTGCAACATCCTGGGAGAGTTAGCGGCGGAGAAATTCTGTTTTGTCCCCAAGCCAACGCTAACCCCATCAATTTATCGGCGTTATCTGCTGAGGAAATGCAACTATACCGGGGTGGCGACATCGCCATGATTTTCCAAGAACCGATGAGTTCTCTTAACCCGGTTTATGATATTGGGTTTCAACTGACGGAAGCAATTCTCCGTCATCAGAATGTTAGCCAGACAGAAGCAAAACAGATTGCGATCGCAGGTCTACAAGAAGTTAAACTCTTACCTAGTGATGAGCAAATCAAACAGCAATATATTGAAACTTGGCCGCAAACCAACCCCAACTCGCCCCTGGATGAGTTCAAGTTAGCGCAGTTGGTGAAGCAGCATAAAGAAACCATGCTGGAACGCTACCCCCACCAATTATCTGGGGGACAATTGCAACGGGTGATGATTGCAATGGCGATTTCCTGTAATCCCTTGCTATTGATTGCAGATGAACCGACGACAGCTTTAGATGTGACTGTACAAGCAACAATTATTGAACTGTTGCGCGAGTTGCAGCAAAAGCGGGAAATGGCTTTAATTTTCATTACCCACGACTTGGGTTTAATTTCGGAAATTGCTGACCAAGTAGCAGTGATGTACAAAGGTAAGGTTGTCGAATATGGTGCAGCCGAGCAAATTTTTAGTAATCCCCAACATCCATATACTAAAGGCTTGGTAGCTTGTCGCCCCACCCTGAACCGCCGTCCCCATAAATTACTCACCGTTTCTGACTACATGAGTGTAGAAGAAACATCAAGTGGACAGTTAATTATCCAAGCCAAAGAACCTGCACACCCGCCAGAAATTACCTCTGAGGAAATATCCGCCAGATTAGAAAATCTGGAGGAAAAGCAACCTTTATTACAAATCAAGAACTTGAAAGTTGGTTTCCCTGTAAAAGGTTGGTTTGGTGGGACAAAACGCTATCAAATGGCGGTGAATGATGTTTCCTTTGATGTGAAACCAGGGGAAACATTAGGTCTAGTCGGGGAATCTGGTTGCGGTAAAACTACTCTGGGTAGAACTCTGCTGCGGTTAATTGAGCCAATAAGTGGTCAAATTATCTTTGATGGGCAAGATATTACTCATTTTAAAGGCGAGCCGTTGCAAAAACTACGGCGGGAAATGCAAATAGTCTTTCAAAATCCTTTCAGTTCCCTTGACCCCCGGATGAAGGTTGGGGATGCAGTGATGGAACCGTTGTTAATTCACTCTGTAGGTAAGACAACAAGACAACGGCGCGAACGAGTTGCAGAACTTTTGGAACGGGTGGGTTTGAGTGCGGATGCAATGAATCGCTACCCACATCAATTTTCTGGTGGTCAGCGTCAACGGGTTTGTATTGCCCGTTCTTTGGCATTGAATCCTAAGTTTATCATTTGTGATGAGTCGGTTTCGGCGTTGGATGTGTCAGTACAAGCCCAGGTATTGAATCTGTTAAAAGAATTACAAGACGAATTTCAGTTAACTTATATTTTTATTTCCCATGACTTGAGTGTGGTGAAATTTATGAGCGATCGCATTTTAGTCATGAATCGTGGTCAAATAGTTGAACAAGGTACAGCCGAAAGCATTTACCGCGAACCGAAGGAAGCCTACACCCAAAAATTAATCGCCTCTATTCCTACTGGTAGCCCTGAACGAGTGCGTAGCCATCATCTGAAAACTTCTTGA
- a CDS encoding FAD-dependent oxidoreductase, producing the protein MTTDLLTNPAHEIVDVKNTDCCIVGGGPAGAVLALLLARQGVSVILLEAHKDFDRDFRGDTIHPSVMEIMEELELSDRLLQLPHTKMRQIRVKTPQNTFTLADFSRLKTRYPYITMLPQVKFLEFITQEAQKYPSFQLVMGANVQELVEENGVIQGVRYRGGGGWHEIKATLTVGADGRHSRLRQLGDFAATETSPPMDILWFRLPRQPEDGEGGMGRFAPGHIIAMLDRGNEWQMAYVIPKGGYHQLRSQGLEALKKSVVEVVPELANRIHNLHDWSQVAFLSVESNLVQRWYRPGLLLIGDAAHIMSPVGGVGINYAIQDAVVAANVLTKPLQNHHVKLRDLAKVQDRRELPTRIIQAFQTFIQKRVFAPVLADNLTFQPPVLLRLPILRDLPARLIALGVFPVHVK; encoded by the coding sequence ATGACTACCGATTTACTGACTAATCCTGCCCATGAAATTGTAGACGTAAAAAATACAGATTGTTGCATTGTTGGGGGTGGTCCGGCTGGTGCTGTCTTAGCTTTATTATTGGCGCGTCAAGGTGTTTCTGTCATATTGCTGGAAGCCCATAAAGACTTTGATCGGGATTTTCGTGGAGATACAATTCACCCATCGGTGATGGAAATTATGGAGGAATTGGAATTAAGCGATCGCTTGCTACAATTACCCCATACCAAAATGCGGCAAATTCGGGTAAAAACACCACAAAATACCTTCACTTTGGCTGATTTTAGTCGCCTAAAAACCCGCTATCCCTACATTACAATGTTGCCTCAGGTGAAATTTCTAGAGTTTATTACCCAAGAAGCGCAAAAATATCCAAGCTTTCAGTTAGTCATGGGTGCGAATGTGCAGGAATTAGTTGAGGAAAACGGAGTAATTCAAGGTGTACGTTATCGAGGCGGTGGTGGTTGGCACGAAATTAAAGCAACACTGACCGTAGGTGCAGATGGTCGTCACTCACGGTTACGACAATTGGGTGATTTTGCCGCAACTGAAACCTCACCGCCAATGGATATTCTTTGGTTCCGCCTACCGCGTCAACCAGAAGATGGTGAGGGAGGAATGGGGCGTTTTGCCCCTGGTCATATCATCGCTATGCTTGACCGTGGTAATGAATGGCAAATGGCTTATGTGATTCCCAAGGGAGGCTATCATCAGTTACGGTCTCAAGGTTTAGAAGCGCTGAAAAAATCTGTTGTGGAAGTTGTCCCAGAATTAGCAAATCGTATCCACAATTTACACGACTGGTCACAGGTAGCGTTTCTTTCTGTCGAATCAAACCTTGTGCAGCGCTGGTATCGTCCAGGGTTGCTATTGATTGGTGATGCAGCTCATATCATGTCGCCTGTTGGTGGGGTGGGTATTAATTATGCGATTCAAGATGCGGTGGTAGCTGCTAATGTCCTAACAAAACCACTGCAAAATCACCATGTAAAACTTAGGGATTTAGCCAAAGTCCAAGATCGGCGGGAATTGCCTACACGTATCATTCAAGCATTTCAAACCTTCATTCAAAAGCGAGTATTTGCTCCTGTACTAGCCGACAATCTGACTTTTCAGCCCCCGGTACTGTTGCGCTTGCCAATATTGCGCGATCTACCAGCCAGATTAATTGCCTTGGGCGTTTTTCCTGTTCATGTGAAATGA
- the crtW gene encoding beta-carotene ketolase CrtW gives MTECNSISLQLTKVIADVKTENMTNKGILIAFFIITLWGSNLTLLLSLDTAKIQLPLIVLAIIWQTFLYTGLFITAHDAMHCLVVAKNPQVNDWIGKISVILYALFSYKNLVEKHSLHHQYPGTETDPDFDHNQNQNVFIWYFKFMMSYWDWRQIVGLTLTFHLSHHVLHISYMNLILFWVTPSILSSIQLFYFGTFLPHKRREGGYTNLHCTQSTPLPVFWSFITCYHFGYHKEHHEYPQIPWWRLPDVYNNN, from the coding sequence ATGACTGAATGTAATTCCATATCTTTGCAATTAACAAAGGTAATTGCTGATGTGAAAACTGAAAATATGACTAATAAAGGAATTCTTATCGCTTTTTTTATTATAACTTTGTGGGGCAGCAATTTAACACTATTACTGTCATTGGATACCGCTAAAATCCAGCTTCCATTGATAGTATTAGCTATAATTTGGCAAACATTCTTATATACAGGATTATTTATTACTGCTCATGATGCCATGCACTGTCTTGTTGTTGCCAAAAATCCTCAAGTCAATGATTGGATAGGCAAGATATCTGTAATACTTTATGCGCTATTTTCCTATAAGAACTTAGTAGAAAAACATAGTTTGCATCACCAATATCCTGGAACTGAAACTGATCCAGATTTCGACCATAATCAAAACCAAAATGTCTTTATTTGGTATTTTAAATTTATGATGTCGTACTGGGATTGGCGACAAATTGTCGGCTTAACATTAACTTTTCATCTTTCACATCATGTCTTGCATATATCCTACATGAATCTTATTTTGTTTTGGGTTACACCCTCTATTTTAAGTTCCATACAATTATTTTATTTTGGGACATTTCTACCACATAAAAGGCGGGAAGGCGGATATACAAATCTGCATTGCACACAAAGTACTCCATTGCCTGTTTTTTGGTCATTTATCACTTGTTATCACTTTGGTTATCACAAAGAACATCATGAATATCCTCAGATCCCTTGGTGGAGATTACCAGATGTTTATAATAATAATTAA
- a CDS encoding single-stranded DNA-binding protein, protein MNSCVLLAEIVQEPQLRYTSDNLAVTEMLVQFPNSQKPDDPPATLKVVGWGNLATEIQQNYHQGDRVIIAGRLGMNTIERPEGFKEKRAELTVQQIQSISGNFTSSPTVARTPVVTETPSRPSSPTITTQQDVSSYESPRPAPTPAASKVSVAPQVNNYEPAPKTTYPPVEEPDPDDIPF, encoded by the coding sequence ATGAACAGCTGTGTTTTATTAGCGGAAATCGTTCAAGAACCGCAACTGCGCTATACATCTGATAATTTAGCAGTCACAGAAATGTTGGTGCAATTTCCCAATTCCCAAAAACCAGATGACCCACCAGCGACTTTAAAAGTTGTTGGCTGGGGAAATTTAGCTACAGAAATCCAGCAAAACTATCATCAAGGCGATCGCGTCATCATTGCTGGACGTTTAGGGATGAATACCATCGAGCGTCCAGAAGGATTTAAAGAAAAACGGGCTGAATTAACAGTACAACAGATTCAATCAATTAGTGGTAACTTCACCTCATCACCAACAGTAGCCAGAACACCAGTCGTCACCGAAACCCCCTCTCGTCCATCATCCCCGACTATTACTACCCAACAAGATGTTTCTAGCTACGAATCACCACGTCCAGCACCAACTCCAGCCGCCAGTAAAGTTAGTGTTGCACCCCAAGTAAACAACTATGAACCCGCGCCCAAAACTACCTACCCACCAGTAGAGGAACCAGACCCAGACGATATTCCGTTTTAG
- a CDS encoding orange carotenoid protein N-terminal domain-containing protein: MTASYEKNVSQALSNETRSLVEAFNKLDTDAKLAWFYYVYKKMGDSITPAAPAAAEPELAPLLLGNYFQLSEEDQLNIMRQIVNREDTEYSRAYGALKENNQLLIWYVWAVAMGDTVVGMPDNYQPTEAINDLLSQVENLDFEAQMSIFRTIAGEMGHTNVKPIETQAQTGKTSSF, from the coding sequence ATGACTGCTAGTTACGAAAAAAATGTTTCTCAAGCTCTCAGTAATGAAACCCGTAGTTTAGTAGAAGCTTTTAATAAATTAGACACCGATGCTAAGTTAGCTTGGTTTTACTATGTTTATAAAAAAATGGGTGATTCTATCACTCCCGCCGCACCCGCAGCCGCCGAACCAGAATTAGCTCCCCTTTTATTAGGTAACTATTTTCAGTTATCAGAAGAAGATCAACTCAATATTATGCGGCAAATAGTTAATCGTGAAGATACAGAATATTCTCGTGCTTATGGAGCATTAAAAGAAAATAATCAATTATTAATTTGGTATGTATGGGCTGTAGCTATGGGCGATACAGTAGTGGGAATGCCAGATAATTATCAGCCCACAGAAGCTATAAATGATTTACTTTCACAAGTTGAAAACTTAGATTTTGAAGCACAAATGTCTATATTCCGGACTATTGCCGGGGAGATGGGACATACAAATGTCAAGCCAATTGAAACACAAGCACAAACAGGGAAAACATCAAGTTTTTAA
- a CDS encoding ABC transporter ATP-binding protein, with amino-acid sequence MAQVVLENVYKSFPPRRGENVSSQTPSAKKTDAEPAGTVNVLRRINLTIPDGEFMVLVGPSGCGKSTLLRLIAGLEVMTGGNIWVGDRLVNDLPPKERDIAMVFQNYALYPHMTVYDNIAFGLRRRSSSEQHRDNSHPSSQTQFPTWAENLLVGATRKLPKGLRYISDQEREVDEQVRSVAHLLQMETLLNRLPKQLSGGQRQRVALGRAIARNPQVFLMDEPLSNLDAKLRAETRAQIVKLQRQLGTTTIYVTHDQTEAMTMGDRIAIMNQGQIQQVASPLELYNHPANRFVAEFIGTPPMNFIPVEFHAPLLITHSQFRLTLPEIWASALQKYDGQTLILGIRPEHLTVSVPATKNLPVQVDLVENLGNDSFINVVLTEAESRFAHTIKPLQVRVPSDRIINVGEQIWLSLTLDKIHFFDPDTDLAIFPKN; translated from the coding sequence GTGGCGCAAGTTGTTTTAGAAAACGTTTACAAAAGTTTCCCTCCCCGCAGAGGGGAAAATGTGAGTTCACAAACTCCATCCGCGAAGAAAACTGATGCAGAACCAGCAGGAACCGTCAATGTTTTGCGACGGATAAACCTGACTATTCCTGATGGGGAATTTATGGTGTTGGTGGGGCCTTCTGGTTGCGGTAAAAGTACCCTGCTACGGTTAATTGCGGGGTTAGAAGTGATGACAGGCGGTAATATTTGGGTAGGCGATCGCTTGGTGAATGATTTACCACCCAAGGAACGGGATATTGCAATGGTGTTTCAAAATTACGCCCTCTATCCCCACATGACGGTATATGACAACATCGCCTTTGGTTTGCGTCGTCGTTCTAGTTCTGAACAACACAGAGACAATTCTCACCCCAGTTCCCAGACCCAATTCCCCACCTGGGCGGAAAATCTACTAGTAGGTGCGACAAGAAAGCTTCCCAAAGGACTGCGTTACATTTCCGATCAAGAACGAGAAGTAGACGAGCAAGTACGGTCTGTAGCGCATTTGTTACAAATGGAAACCTTGCTAAATCGCTTACCCAAACAACTATCTGGAGGACAAAGACAGCGGGTGGCTTTAGGAAGAGCGATCGCCCGTAATCCTCAAGTATTCTTAATGGATGAGCCGCTTTCTAACCTAGATGCCAAGTTAAGGGCAGAAACCCGCGCTCAAATCGTCAAATTGCAACGCCAGCTAGGCACAACAACGATTTACGTCACCCACGACCAAACAGAAGCCATGACAATGGGCGATCGTATCGCCATCATGAATCAAGGCCAAATTCAACAAGTAGCTTCCCCCCTAGAACTCTACAATCATCCGGCCAATCGCTTTGTAGCTGAATTCATTGGTACACCACCCATGAATTTTATTCCCGTAGAGTTCCACGCACCATTGTTAATTACCCATTCCCAGTTCCGTCTCACCCTTCCAGAGATATGGGCAAGTGCGTTGCAAAAATATGATGGGCAAACTCTCATTTTAGGCATTCGTCCAGAACATTTAACTGTGAGTGTACCCGCGACTAAAAATTTGCCAGTACAAGTAGATTTAGTAGAAAACTTAGGTAATGATTCTTTTATTAATGTGGTACTAACTGAGGCTGAATCTCGATTTGCTCATACAATTAAACCTTTGCAAGTACGAGTTCCATCAGACCGAATCATCAATGTGGGAGAGCAAATCTGGTTATCACTAACACTGGATAAAATTCACTTTTTTGACCCTGATACTGATTTAGCAATATTTCCTAAAAATTAG
- a CDS encoding adenylosuccinate synthase, with product MANVIVIGAQWGDEGKGKITDLLSRSADVVVRYQGGVNAGHTIVVKGQTFKLHLIPSGILYPDTECMIGCGTVIDPQVLIKELDQLESLNISTKNLLISETAHVTMPYHRLIDKASEERRGSHKIGTTGRGIGPTYADKSERTGIRVLDLMDPAALRDQLAWTINNKNLILEKLYNLPPLDTEEVVKEYLGYAERLRPHVVDTSLKIYDAIQRRRNILFEGAQGTLLDLDHGTYPYVTSSNPVAGGACVGTGLGPTMIDRVIGVSKAYTTRVGEGPFPTELDGELGELLCDRGAEFGTTTGRKRRCGWFDAVIGRYAVRINGMDCMAITKLDVLDELEEIQVCIAYEIDGDRCDHFPTSARQFARCRPIYKTLPGWQVPTSECRTLEDLPQQALDYLKFLAELMEVPIAIVSLGASRDQTIIVEDPIHGPKRALLHPDGTPASLLSA from the coding sequence TTGGCTAACGTCATTGTAATAGGCGCTCAATGGGGCGATGAAGGAAAAGGTAAAATAACTGACTTACTCAGCCGCTCCGCAGATGTGGTAGTACGCTATCAAGGGGGTGTCAATGCTGGACACACAATTGTAGTCAAAGGTCAGACCTTTAAACTGCATTTGATTCCCTCTGGTATTTTGTACCCCGATACGGAATGTATGATCGGCTGTGGGACGGTCATCGATCCACAAGTTTTGATAAAAGAACTCGACCAATTAGAAAGTTTAAATATTTCTACTAAAAATCTGCTCATCTCTGAAACAGCCCATGTCACCATGCCCTATCATCGGCTAATTGACAAGGCATCAGAAGAGCGACGCGGAAGCCATAAAATTGGAACCACTGGTCGAGGGATTGGCCCTACCTACGCTGATAAATCCGAGCGCACAGGTATCAGGGTATTAGACTTGATGGACCCGGCGGCCCTCCGCGACCAGTTGGCATGGACAATAAATAATAAGAACCTCATTTTAGAAAAGCTGTATAACCTGCCACCTCTAGATACTGAAGAGGTCGTCAAAGAATATTTAGGGTATGCAGAACGTTTGAGACCTCACGTTGTTGATACATCTTTAAAGATATATGATGCCATTCAACGGCGGCGTAACATATTGTTTGAAGGCGCACAAGGTACGCTCTTAGACTTGGATCATGGGACTTATCCCTATGTCACTTCTTCCAACCCCGTAGCTGGGGGGGCTTGCGTAGGTACAGGTCTAGGCCCGACAATGATAGATCGGGTAATTGGGGTTTCCAAAGCCTACACAACACGAGTCGGAGAAGGCCCATTCCCTACCGAACTGGATGGGGAGTTAGGGGAATTATTGTGCGATCGCGGGGCAGAATTTGGCACCACTACCGGACGTAAGCGTCGCTGTGGTTGGTTTGATGCGGTTATCGGTCGCTACGCTGTGCGAATTAACGGCATGGATTGTATGGCTATCACCAAACTGGATGTCCTTGACGAGTTAGAGGAAATTCAAGTTTGTATAGCCTATGAAATAGACGGCGATCGCTGCGACCATTTCCCAACTAGCGCTCGTCAGTTTGCCCGGTGTCGTCCTATTTACAAAACCCTCCCAGGCTGGCAAGTGCCAACAAGCGAATGTCGCACCCTGGAAGACTTACCCCAACAAGCACTGGACTATCTAAAATTCCTCGCAGAATTGATGGAAGTCCCAATTGCGATCGTTTCTTTAGGCGCAAGCCGCGATCAAACTATCATCGTTGAAGACCCTATCCACGGGCCAAAACGTGCCTTGCTGCACCCCGATGGTACTCCCGCCTCTTTGTTGAGTGCATAA